In Thermus neutrinimicus, the DNA window CGGTACCGGGATCCTGGGCCTTGGGCACCACTACTTCTGGATCGGCACCCCAGAGTACTGGCTGGGTTTAGGCGGCTTCTTCAGCGCCCTCGAGCCCATACCCTTGGTGGCCATGGTGGTGCATGCGGTCTACGACGCGGGGATGCACCGCATGCAGACCGTGAACCAACCCGCCCTCTTCTGGGCCATCGCCCAAGCGTTCGGAAACTTCATCGGGGCTGGGGTTTGGGGGTTCATGCAAACCCTGCCCCAGATCAACCTTTATTCCCACGGCACCCAGCTGGCCCCGGCCCACGGCCACCTGGCCTTCTTTGGGGCCTACGTCACCGCCATCCTCACGGTGATCTACATGGCGCTCCACCAGGTGCGTCGCCCCGAGCTTCCCCGTTTTGACTCTAAGCTCTGGAAGTGGGCGTTTGTCCTGATGGTGGTGGGCATCTTCGGCATGTCTGCGGCCATGACCATCGCCGGTTTTACCCAGACCATGGTGGAGCGGGCCATCGGGGGCAGCACCTGGCAGGCTTATATCGACGCCCAGCAGCACCCCTGGTTCCAAAGCGGCATGGTCTGGCGCTTCGTCTTTGGGGTCTTCTTCCTGGTGAGCTACCTGGTTCTCCTGTGGGACCTGGTTACCATTGGCAAGGGGGAGGCCCGGGTGGTTAAGGAGGTGGGGGCCCATGACTAGCGAGGCGGTGCGGGACCTGATGCTCTACGGCATGCTCATGGTTTCCGCCGCGGGCTTCTACGCCATGTTCTACGCCCTGGGGCGGATGCTGGAGAGGCCTTCCATCGTCACCTTTTCCTACTTCTTCGCCGCCTTGCAGGCCCTGGGGGCCTTGGGCATGATTCTGCCCCCCTATCTGGATCCCTTCTGGAAGTACCTGATCGCTTTTAGCTCTGCCGTTTACCTCTTCATCCCCCAGGGGATGTGGTGGGTGGTGACCACCTTCCACGAAAAGGAGCACGCCCACTAGCCTTCCCTTCCTCCCGCCGGACCCCCCTAGGGGGGTCCGGTTTTGCCTACCGGTGTGCGAATCTTTGTAGGGACTTCTATCATAGGACATCTGTACTACTCGGACATCGGTATCCTAGTTGCTGGAGGTGTAAGCCATGAGGGGATTAGGCCTATTAGGCGTTTTGGTTTTGAGTGCCCTGGCCTTGGCTCAGGTCCCTGGTTCCCTGAGTCCGGCGGAGAAGGAGGAGGCGGCCAAGATCTACTTTGACCGCTGCGCGGGTTGCCACGGGGTGCTGCGCAAGGGAGCCACGGGCCCGGCCTTGGACCCCAAAAAGATGGCGGAGAGGGGTCTGGAGTACCTGAAGGCGGTGACCTTTGGCGGCCTTCCTGGGGGCATGCCTGACTGGGGACGGCAGGGGATCCTTAAGGAGAGGGAAATAGAGCTTGTCGCCCGCTTCCTTTTGGAGGAGCCCCCGGCGCCTCCGGTTCCCACGTTTGATGAGATCCGGAAGACCTGGAAGGTGCACGTGCCCCCGGAAAATCGGCCCAACAAGCCGCTTCATGACCGCAACTGGCAGAACTTCTTCGGCCAGGTCCTCCGGGATACCGGGCAGGTGGCCATCATCGATGGGGATAAGAAGGAACTGGTCACCATCGTGCCCACGGGCTTTGCCACCCACATCCTCCGCTCCTCGGCCACGGGCCGATACTTCATGGCCATCGGCCGGGACGGGAAGGCCAGCCTCATCGACCTCTGGATGAACCCACCCCAGGTGGTGGCCGAGTCTAAGCCTTGTTTGGATGCCCGTTCCATAGAGTCCAGCAAGTTTAAGGGCTACGAGGACAGGTATGCGGTGGTGGGGTGCTACTGGCCGCCCACCATGGTGGTCCTGGATGGTCTGACCCTGGAGCCCATCAAGATGGTCTCCACCATCTCCTACGCCAAGGGGGCGGGGGAGCTGGTCATGGAGGCCCGGGTGGCGGCCATTGTGGCCAGCCACTTTAACCCCGAGTGGATCGTAAACCTCAAGGAGTCGGGCCAGACCTGGCTGGTGGACTACTCCCATCTGGATAAGAAGGGCCGGCCCTTGCCCATCACCATGATCGACACCGATCTCTTCCTCCACGATGGAGGCTGGGCCCTGAAGCGGTACTTCATCGTGGCGGCCAACGCCCTGAACAAACTCATCGTCATCGATACCAAGACCCGGGAGTACGCCGCCGAGGTGGAGGCGGGGGTCAGGCCCCACCCGGGCCGGGGTTCCAACTGGGAGCATCCCACCTTTGGGCCGGTTTGGGCCACGGGGAACATCGGTAGCCCCGAGGTGACCGTGGTGGGCGTAGACCCGGAGAAGCATCCCCAGTACGCCTGGAAGGTGGTCAAGCGGATCACCCTGCCCTACACCGGCAACCTCTTCATCAAGACTCACCCCAATAGCCCCTGGGTCATCGTGGACTTCCCCATGAGCCCAAGCCCCCAGGCGGCGGCAAGCCTCTGCGCCATCGACAAGCGCAACCTGGAGGTGGCCAGGTGCTGGGAGGTGCCGGGTGCCCAGGACCTGAAGGCCCGCATGGTGCATCCCGAGTTCAACAAGGGGGGCACCGAGATCTGGGTTTCCGCCTGGGGCTCCAAGGACACCCCCACCTTTATCGTGGTCTACGATGCCCTGACCCTCGAGGAGAAAGCCCGCATCACCGGGGACTGGGTGCGCACCCCTACGGGTAAGTTCAACGTGTACAACACCGCTTACGACATCTACTGAACCCTTTGGGTCCAAAACGGGGGAAGGCTTTGGGCCTTCCCCCTTGGTCCACGGGCTCCCCATCCTCCCTCTTGCGAAGGCGCAAAACAGCCATCCCGCCCCCGCTGCTTGACTCCGGTCATGGTTTGGGAGCCCTATTCACCGGTTACCCTAGTGATATGGAGCGCCCCGAGTTTGCTCAGTACCCCTATCTGGTGGCCTGGGAGGTGACCAACGCCTGCCTCCTCGCCTGCCGCCACTGCCGGGCCTCGGCCATGCCCCACCCCCTGCCCGGGGAGCTTTCCACGGAGGAGGGCCTGAGGCTCATAGAGGAGGTGGCCACCTACCGTCCCAAGCCCCTGCTGCTCCTTACCGGAGGGGATCCCTTGGCCCGCCCCGACCTCCTTTCCCTCATCCAACGGGCCCGGGAGCTGGGCCTTAAGGTGGGCCTCACCCCGGCGGCCACCCCCCTCCTTACCCGGGAAAGGGTGTTCCAGCTCAAGGAGGCAGGGGTGACCCGGCTGGCCCTTTCCCTGGACGGGGCGAGCCCCCAAAGCCACGACGCCTTCCGGGGAGAGGAGGGCACCTTTGCCCGGACCCTGGCGGCCTTGGACTGGGCGAAAGAGGCAGGGCTTCCCACCCAGGTAAACACCACCGTGACCCGGGATAACTGGCAGGAGATCCGGGCCTTGCCCGATCTTTTGGCGGAAAAAGGAGTGGTCCTTTGGAGCCTTTTCTTCCTGGTACCCGTGGGGCGGGGGGCCCTTTTAAGGCAGCTTTCTGCCCGGGAGTTCGAGGAAGCGCTCCATTGGCTGTACGAGGTTTCCCTTTCCTATCCCTTCCACGTGAAGACCACGGAAGCCCACCACTTCCGCCGGGTGGTGTTAGAGAGGCGGAGGGAACTGGGGGCCCGGGACCGGGCCCTGGCGGCGGGAGAGAGCCTCCACCGGGAGTACTTCCAAGACGGCATGGAGCACTCCCGGCTTGGGGTTACAGATGGCAATGGCTTTGTTTTCGTATCCGCCACCGGGGATGTGGCCCCTTCAGGGTTCTTGCCGGTTTACGCCGGCAATGTCCGGGAAAGGCCTCTTCTGGAAATCTATCGGTATAGCACGCTCTTTCAGGAACTCCGCGACAAAGACCTCCTTAAGGGAAAGTGTGGGGTGTGCGAGTACCGCTATGTGTGTGGGGGGAGCCGGGCCAGGGCCTGGGCGGAAACCGGGGATTATCTGGCCAGCGAGCCCCGGTGCGTCTATGTGCCCCCGGCTTGGTGGGAGAAGGTGGGCAAGGT includes these proteins:
- a CDS encoding nitrite reductase gives rise to the protein MRGLGLLGVLVLSALALAQVPGSLSPAEKEEAAKIYFDRCAGCHGVLRKGATGPALDPKKMAERGLEYLKAVTFGGLPGGMPDWGRQGILKEREIELVARFLLEEPPAPPVPTFDEIRKTWKVHVPPENRPNKPLHDRNWQNFFGQVLRDTGQVAIIDGDKKELVTIVPTGFATHILRSSATGRYFMAIGRDGKASLIDLWMNPPQVVAESKPCLDARSIESSKFKGYEDRYAVVGCYWPPTMVVLDGLTLEPIKMVSTISYAKGAGELVMEARVAAIVASHFNPEWIVNLKESGQTWLVDYSHLDKKGRPLPITMIDTDLFLHDGGWALKRYFIVAANALNKLIVIDTKTREYAAEVEAGVRPHPGRGSNWEHPTFGPVWATGNIGSPEVTVVGVDPEKHPQYAWKVVKRITLPYTGNLFIKTHPNSPWVIVDFPMSPSPQAAASLCAIDKRNLEVARCWEVPGAQDLKARMVHPEFNKGGTEIWVSAWGSKDTPTFIVVYDALTLEEKARITGDWVRTPTGKFNVYNTAYDIY
- a CDS encoding TIGR04053 family radical SAM/SPASM domain-containing protein; the protein is MERPEFAQYPYLVAWEVTNACLLACRHCRASAMPHPLPGELSTEEGLRLIEEVATYRPKPLLLLTGGDPLARPDLLSLIQRARELGLKVGLTPAATPLLTRERVFQLKEAGVTRLALSLDGASPQSHDAFRGEEGTFARTLAALDWAKEAGLPTQVNTTVTRDNWQEIRALPDLLAEKGVVLWSLFFLVPVGRGALLRQLSAREFEEALHWLYEVSLSYPFHVKTTEAHHFRRVVLERRRELGARDRALAAGESLHREYFQDGMEHSRLGVTDGNGFVFVSATGDVAPSGFLPVYAGNVRERPLLEIYRYSTLFQELRDKDLLKGKCGVCEYRYVCGGSRARAWAETGDYLASEPRCVYVPPAWWEKVGKVPKVGA